In Amycolatopsis sp. EV170708-02-1, the following are encoded in one genomic region:
- the wrbA gene encoding NAD(P)H:quinone oxidoreductase: protein MSTRILVVYYSATGNTAKLASALAGGAREAEADVRVRTVPETAPPGAVASNPRWQAWVDAGPHHETATLEDLEWADGFAAGSPTRFGGPAAQLKSFLDSTGGLWAKGKLVNKVATSFTTASTAHGGLESTVLATNNIFYHWGAIVLPLGYTDPRLLESGNPYGGSFVSRKSAEPDDLALDALRLQGRRLATVSRYIADGLFKDG from the coding sequence GTGAGCACCCGCATCCTCGTCGTCTACTACAGCGCGACCGGCAACACCGCGAAACTGGCGTCGGCGCTGGCCGGCGGCGCCCGCGAGGCCGAAGCCGACGTCCGCGTCCGCACGGTTCCCGAAACCGCCCCGCCCGGTGCGGTGGCGAGCAATCCGCGCTGGCAGGCGTGGGTGGACGCAGGGCCGCACCACGAGACGGCGACGCTGGAAGACCTGGAGTGGGCCGACGGTTTCGCGGCGGGCAGCCCGACCCGGTTCGGTGGCCCCGCCGCGCAACTGAAGTCCTTTTTGGACAGTACGGGCGGGCTGTGGGCCAAGGGAAAGCTCGTGAACAAGGTCGCGACGTCGTTCACCACCGCGTCCACCGCGCACGGCGGGCTCGAATCGACCGTGCTCGCGACGAACAACATCTTCTACCACTGGGGCGCCATCGTCCTGCCGCTCGGCTACACCGATCCGCGACTGCTCGAATCGGGCAATCCGTACGGTGGCTCGTTCGTCTCGCGCAAGTCCGCCGAGCCCGACGATCTCGCCCTCGACGCCCTCCGTCTGCAGGGGCGACGGCTCGCCACCGTCTCGCGCTACATCGCCGACGGGCTCTTCAAGGACGGGTGA
- a CDS encoding DNA translocase FtsK: MRGTWNLLAKGLGTLARTVGRGRELEPEHRRDGLALGLIALALVIAFGVWWRAAGPIGGWVEVGTRSLLGAGAVTLPLVLTVVAVALMRSEPVPEARPRMVIGTLLVVLAVLGLLHIFTALPETNDGRMYAGGVIGAFSGGLLTMGVTTWVAVPLLVLALLFGTLVFTGTPVREIPHRLRNWGLDPEEIEEAEAERKAIHEERDAVTEADPKSVRLRKPSRRRQASADQEGEQLDIEAALAEAPTPLRPPKPAPKPVEEKKPKKAEAPLAVTRTVEGDYKLPPPDLLKLGDAPKSRSKANDAMIEAITGVLEQFNVDAQVTGFTRGPTVTRYEVELGPGVKVEKITALTKNIAYAVATDNVRLLAPIPGKSAVGIEVPNSDREMVRLGDVLRAPSTVKDNHPMVIGLGKDIEGHFVTANLTKMPHLLVAGSTGSGKSSFVNSMLVSLLARSTPDECRMILIDPKMVELTPYEGIPHLITPIITQPKKAAAALAWLVEEMEQRYQDMQVNKVRHIDDYNKKVRSGEITAPPGSERVYQPYPYIMAIVDELADLMMTAPRDVEDAIVRITQKARAAGIHLVLATQRPSVDVVTGLIKTNVPSRLAFATSSLTDSRVILDQPGAEKLIGMGDALYLPMGAGKPVRIQGAFVGDEEISAVVNFAKEQAQPDYQDGVTAAKAGEKKEIDSDIGDDLDVLLQAAELIVTSQFGSTSMLQRKLRVGFAKAGRLMDLLESRGVVGPSEGSKARDVLIKPEELESVLFMIRGGGDGGGGDISDD, translated from the coding sequence GTGCGCGGCACCTGGAACCTGCTCGCGAAGGGCCTCGGCACCCTCGCCCGTACGGTCGGCCGCGGCCGCGAACTGGAACCCGAGCACCGTCGCGACGGTCTCGCCCTCGGTCTCATCGCGCTGGCGCTGGTGATCGCGTTCGGTGTCTGGTGGCGGGCCGCCGGCCCGATCGGCGGCTGGGTCGAGGTCGGCACCCGTTCCCTGCTGGGCGCCGGGGCGGTGACGCTGCCGCTGGTGCTCACCGTGGTGGCCGTCGCGCTGATGCGGTCCGAGCCGGTGCCCGAGGCCCGGCCGCGGATGGTCATCGGCACCCTGCTGGTGGTCCTGGCGGTACTCGGCCTGCTGCACATCTTCACCGCGCTGCCCGAGACCAACGACGGCCGGATGTACGCCGGCGGGGTGATCGGCGCGTTCTCCGGCGGCCTGCTGACCATGGGCGTCACCACGTGGGTCGCGGTGCCGCTGCTGGTGCTTGCGCTGCTGTTCGGCACGCTCGTGTTCACCGGGACGCCGGTCCGGGAGATCCCGCACCGCCTGCGGAACTGGGGTCTCGACCCCGAAGAGATCGAAGAGGCCGAGGCCGAGCGCAAGGCCATCCACGAGGAACGCGACGCCGTCACCGAGGCCGATCCGAAGTCGGTCCGCCTGCGGAAGCCGTCGCGCCGCCGCCAGGCTTCGGCCGACCAGGAGGGCGAGCAGCTCGACATCGAGGCCGCGCTGGCCGAAGCGCCGACGCCGCTGCGCCCGCCGAAGCCCGCTCCCAAGCCTGTCGAAGAGAAGAAGCCGAAGAAGGCCGAGGCGCCGCTGGCGGTCACTAGGACCGTCGAGGGCGACTACAAGCTCCCGCCGCCGGACCTGCTGAAGCTCGGCGACGCGCCGAAGTCCCGCAGCAAGGCCAACGACGCCATGATCGAGGCGATCACCGGCGTGCTGGAGCAGTTCAACGTCGACGCGCAGGTCACCGGCTTCACGCGGGGGCCGACGGTCACCCGGTACGAGGTCGAGCTCGGCCCCGGCGTGAAGGTCGAGAAGATCACCGCGCTGACCAAGAACATCGCCTACGCGGTGGCGACCGACAACGTCCGGCTGCTGGCGCCGATCCCCGGCAAATCCGCCGTCGGTATCGAGGTGCCGAACTCCGACCGCGAGATGGTGCGCCTCGGCGACGTGCTGCGCGCGCCGTCGACGGTCAAGGACAACCACCCGATGGTCATCGGGCTCGGCAAGGACATCGAGGGCCATTTCGTCACCGCGAACCTGACGAAGATGCCGCACCTGCTGGTGGCGGGGTCCACCGGTTCCGGTAAGTCGAGCTTCGTGAACTCGATGCTGGTGTCGCTGCTGGCGCGGTCGACGCCGGACGAGTGCCGGATGATCCTGATCGACCCGAAGATGGTCGAGCTGACCCCGTACGAGGGCATCCCGCACCTGATCACGCCCATCATCACCCAGCCGAAGAAGGCCGCCGCGGCGCTGGCCTGGCTGGTGGAGGAGATGGAGCAGCGCTATCAGGACATGCAGGTCAACAAGGTCCGGCACATCGACGACTACAACAAGAAGGTGCGCTCGGGCGAGATCACCGCGCCGCCGGGCAGCGAGCGCGTCTACCAGCCGTACCCGTACATCATGGCCATCGTCGACGAGCTCGCCGACCTCATGATGACCGCCCCGCGCGACGTCGAGGACGCGATCGTCCGGATCACCCAGAAGGCGCGTGCCGCCGGTATCCACCTGGTGCTGGCGACCCAGCGTCCGTCGGTCGACGTCGTGACCGGCCTGATCAAGACGAACGTGCCGTCGCGGCTGGCGTTCGCGACCTCGTCGCTCACCGACTCGCGGGTCATCCTCGACCAGCCGGGCGCGGAGAAGCTCATCGGTATGGGTGATGCGCTATACCTGCCGATGGGTGCCGGGAAACCGGTCCGCATCCAGGGCGCCTTCGTCGGCGACGAAGAGATCTCCGCGGTGGTGAACTTCGCCAAGGAGCAGGCACAGCCGGACTACCAGGACGGCGTCACCGCGGCGAAGGCGGGCGAGAAGAAGGAGATCGACTCCGACATCGGCGACGACCTCGACGTGCTGTTGCAGGCGGCTGAGCTGATCGTCACCTCGCAGTTCGGCTCGACGTCGATGCTGCAGCGGAAGCTGCGGGTCGGCTTCGCCAAGGCCGGGCGGCTGATGGACCTGCTGGAAAGCCGGGGTGTCGTCGGTCCTTCGGAGGGCTCGAAGGCGCGGGACGTGCTGATCAAGCCGGAGGAGCTGGAGTCGGTGCTGTTCATGATCCGCGGCGGCGGGGACGGAGGAGGCGGAGACATCTCCGACGACTGA
- a CDS encoding ATP/GTP-binding protein translates to MAAIYGANASGKSNLLDGLTYMAVGVLTSKLLGAWPRSVFRLDPQAVERPSTFVIEILAEGTRYTYGFRASDDAVVEEWLYAYPEKRRRVVFERTGDDLRFGSTSASLKSKFAALEELIRGDVLLLSFCSGLELGPLMPVYRWFEQSLRIVSAEGTWASDDVGSRVGHFLQRDARNSHRLLSLLTAADVGIADVLAEQVDEAPSQRDVRLLTGRGAGSVSGPRWRLRFWHGDAESPFELHDESAGTRNWLRLIPTVLDALDEAQVLVVDEIDSSLHPMLTAKLVSLFQSEVTNPNGAQLVFTTHDTSLQGTMLGGSVLERDQIWFVDKNTAGASELYPLTDFKPRKDQNTERRYLAGSYGAVPVLGDFTEAVLGR, encoded by the coding sequence GTGGCGGCCATCTACGGGGCGAACGCCTCGGGCAAGTCGAACCTGCTCGACGGGCTGACCTACATGGCGGTCGGAGTGCTGACGTCGAAACTTCTCGGCGCTTGGCCACGCAGCGTATTCCGGTTGGATCCCCAAGCGGTGGAGCGGCCGTCGACGTTCGTGATCGAAATCCTTGCCGAAGGAACGCGGTACACGTACGGCTTCCGAGCGAGTGACGATGCGGTCGTCGAGGAATGGCTGTATGCCTATCCCGAAAAGCGTCGGCGGGTGGTGTTCGAGCGAACGGGAGACGACCTTCGATTCGGTTCCACTTCGGCGAGTTTGAAGAGTAAGTTCGCCGCTCTGGAAGAGTTGATCCGTGGTGACGTGCTCTTGCTGAGCTTCTGCTCCGGACTCGAACTCGGCCCGTTGATGCCGGTGTATCGCTGGTTCGAGCAATCTCTCCGGATCGTGTCGGCCGAGGGGACGTGGGCTTCCGACGACGTGGGGAGCCGAGTGGGCCATTTCCTGCAACGCGACGCACGCAATAGCCACCGGTTGCTGTCCTTGCTCACCGCCGCTGATGTGGGAATCGCGGATGTCCTCGCGGAGCAGGTCGATGAGGCGCCGAGCCAACGGGACGTGCGGCTCCTGACAGGGCGGGGTGCCGGTTCCGTATCCGGGCCACGATGGAGGCTGAGGTTCTGGCACGGTGATGCCGAATCACCGTTCGAACTGCACGACGAGTCCGCTGGGACCAGGAATTGGCTCAGGCTCATCCCGACCGTTCTGGACGCGCTCGACGAAGCGCAGGTTCTCGTCGTCGACGAGATCGACTCGAGCCTGCATCCGATGCTGACCGCGAAGCTCGTGAGCCTCTTTCAGTCCGAAGTGACCAACCCCAACGGCGCCCAGCTCGTCTTCACCACCCACGACACGAGTCTCCAGGGCACCATGCTCGGTGGCAGCGTCCTGGAACGGGACCAGATCTGGTTCGTCGACAAGAACACCGCGGGCGCCAGCGAGCTGTATCCGCTCACGGACTTCAAACCGCGCAAAGACCAGAACACCGAACGGCGTTATCTCGCTGGTAGCTACGGGGCCGTGCCGGTACTGGGCGACTTCACCGAGGCAGTGCTGGGCAGATGA
- a CDS encoding 1-acyl-sn-glycerol-3-phosphate acyltransferase — protein sequence MFALHQEDNSARRAPAIWRTMLNIDRGLVNFVGKLTVTGGVSAELRRRPLLMTANHIGVFDAFVLMAACKRIGINPRFMLAGGILDAPVIGPALRVSGHLRVDRKEASTAVGQFAEAAEALRTTRDPLIVYPEGRISHDPGLWPERGKTGAARLALAAGVPVIPISQWGAHEAVYWGTETVNGPADLVPLAKSGLSAPMRRPRFKVHFGDPVDLSEVEPERPGAGVRAHAKIMQAITDGLVPLRRDELDKPRFHDPTRPTDTVSPWKKH from the coding sequence ATGTTCGCGCTGCATCAGGAGGATAATTCGGCTCGCCGCGCCCCGGCCATCTGGCGCACGATGCTGAACATCGACCGGGGGCTGGTCAACTTCGTCGGCAAACTGACCGTCACCGGCGGTGTTTCGGCGGAACTGCGACGGCGGCCCCTGCTCATGACGGCCAACCACATCGGCGTGTTCGACGCGTTCGTGCTGATGGCGGCCTGCAAACGGATCGGCATCAACCCGCGGTTCATGCTGGCGGGCGGCATCCTCGACGCACCGGTCATCGGCCCGGCGCTGCGGGTCAGCGGTCACCTGCGGGTCGACCGCAAAGAGGCGTCGACGGCCGTCGGCCAGTTCGCCGAAGCCGCCGAAGCACTGCGGACCACCCGCGACCCGCTGATCGTCTACCCCGAGGGCCGGATCAGCCACGACCCCGGCCTGTGGCCGGAGCGGGGCAAGACCGGCGCGGCGCGGCTGGCGCTGGCCGCCGGGGTGCCGGTGATCCCGATCAGCCAGTGGGGCGCGCACGAGGCCGTCTACTGGGGGACGGAGACCGTCAACGGCCCCGCCGATCTGGTGCCGCTCGCCAAGTCCGGGCTGAGCGCGCCCATGCGGCGGCCGCGGTTCAAGGTGCACTTCGGCGACCCTGTCGACCTGTCGGAGGTCGAGCCGGAGCGGCCGGGCGCCGGGGTCCGAGCGCACGCCAAGATCATGCAGGCGATCACCGACGGCCTGGTCCCGCTGCGCCGCGACGAACTGGACAAGCCCCGGTTCCACGACCCGACGCGGCCGACGGACACCGTCAGCCCCTGGAAGAAGCACTGA